A genome region from Bacillota bacterium includes the following:
- the hrcA gene encoding heat-inducible transcriptional repressor HrcA, with translation MDERKRRILQAIVEDYVATAEPVGSRTIARKYGLGVSAATIRNEMADLEELGYVEQPHASAGRIPSDRGYRYYVDELMEVKPLPAPVAERVQELCEGRVRAMEAVLQQVARLLSEATSSLAILVGPHAGQMVFRSLDLVPIGPGRALLVAVADLGLLESGMVEVPADLTRAELQYISQVLTRALRGLTVQALTQSVLRELDAELARYRQVLEQVLEILVASAGEHPSERMYLVGLSALLSQPEFHDRQRLRAVISVLEQEVLVKYLLLASGERAVESGVTVSIGQENPLGEVRDLSLVFAPYRVGMSLGRLAVIGPKRMDYGRVVGAVSEFERVLSDLLGRWTLV, from the coding sequence GTGGACGAGCGCAAGCGGAGGATACTGCAGGCCATAGTGGAGGACTACGTGGCCACGGCCGAGCCGGTGGGTTCTCGCACCATCGCGCGCAAGTACGGGCTCGGGGTCAGCGCGGCCACTATCCGCAATGAGATGGCGGATCTGGAAGAGTTGGGGTACGTGGAGCAGCCCCATGCTTCGGCGGGGCGTATCCCATCTGACCGGGGATACCGCTACTACGTGGACGAACTGATGGAGGTGAAGCCGCTACCTGCCCCTGTGGCCGAGCGTGTCCAGGAACTGTGTGAGGGCCGCGTGCGGGCCATGGAAGCGGTGCTTCAGCAGGTGGCGCGCCTCCTCAGCGAGGCTACCAGTTCGTTGGCCATCCTGGTGGGGCCCCATGCTGGTCAGATGGTGTTCCGCAGCCTGGATCTGGTTCCCATCGGGCCCGGGCGGGCGCTGCTGGTGGCCGTGGCGGACCTCGGATTGCTGGAGTCGGGTATGGTGGAAGTCCCTGCGGATCTTACCCGGGCTGAACTCCAGTACATCTCCCAGGTGCTCACCCGGGCGCTGCGTGGCCTGACGGTGCAGGCACTGACTCAGAGCGTATTGCGGGAACTGGACGCGGAGCTGGCCCGTTACCGTCAGGTGCTGGAGCAGGTCCTGGAGATTCTGGTGGCCTCGGCCGGCGAACATCCCTCCGAGCGTATGTACCTGGTAGGGCTGAGCGCCCTGCTTTCGCAGCCCGAGTTCCACGATCGGCAGCGGCTGCGGGCGGTGATATCAGTCCTCGAACAGGAGGTCCTGGTGAAGTACCTGCTTCTGGCCTCGGGGGAGCGAGCGGTGGAGTCGGGGGTGACGGTGAGCATAGGCCAGGAGAATCCTCTGGGCGAGGTGCGCGACCTGAGCCTGGTGTTCGCTCCCTATCGGGTGGGCATGTCCCTGGGACGGCTGGCGGTGATAGGTCCCAAGCGTATGGACTACGGCCGGGTCGTGGGGGCGGTGTCGGAGTTCGAACGGGTACTGAGCGATCTCCTGGGGAGGTGGACCCTCGTGTAG